The DNA window ATCATTTCTAACATGTTACCGGTCCTTTACATGCGGATAAATATGGAAAATTGAGCTACTTACATGTAATAATACTTCCTTTCAGACAAAGCAATTGACAGAGATTTTATATTTATCACGTACATAAACAGATTGACACGGAATTTCAGGCTTTCACTACACGATTTATCGACATGACATTAAATAACAACAATGATACTGTGCTACTCAAACTGGACCTTGGACGAAAATGTTGCACTGAATAGGCTACAAAAGCACATTAATACTAAGAGTCGGTTAGGTCGACGTGTAGACTGTAGTAATACTGAATAATTCACATTTGGTTCACAACTATAACATTCTTTTCAATGAAGTCTATTCATCGCAATATTCTTAAAACCATCTCGTTTTTCCATATATCTAGGGACCACATTTTCACAAATTCCCTTAAACTGTGATAGAactatttacaaaataaaatattacattttttcccAACTTGGTGAAATCCTTATGTACAAAAATGCAGGCCTCTACCCGGAGATAGCATGCTTTTTTGAGATCTCTTCTGAGCAGTCTCTCAGTAAAAATAAAAGACTCAAAGAAATACTGAAGGAAAAAAGTTTAACTCGGTGGCTGTCCTTGCCTCCTTTTTGTCCATGCATTCTCTTTCATTGACATTAAGACAGCCTTTAATTGATCGTTTGGGCCTCCCGTGTTTTCTCAGTCCGTGTTTCACTGGCTGACTTTATAAAGTCTTTGATTCcaagcaggtttttttttttttttttttaattctgcagtctcttttttctttctttttttccccaaaaataTTTACACGTACCATTCATTGAAATTTGACGACAGCGTGCTGTGGCTGGTTGTGTGGTGTACTGCTGAGGCTGCTGGTGAtatggagctgctgctctggtTCTCTGTGGACGGGGATACTATAGTGGGAGGTGTGGACGACTCGTACCCTGAACTGGCCGCTGGAGATGGCTGCGGTGCTGGATTGGTGGATTCGTGGACCTTCAACAATaagacaaatgtttaaaaaaaaaagcatcctgCAAAGGCTGTTTTGTCCcgagtttgtttttgtgtaaatACAAGACATAAGCAATGAATCAAAAGAAATTAAAACTGTTTTGAACATCTGCAAAAACCATACCCACAACATTATTATTCTCATTAAGATCTTAATCTGATTTGTCGGttgaaaggaaggaaagaaagaaaatgtcaaGGCAAATTatgtttctctgtttctgtaaaaacaaaaaagctggGACCTCTTCTCACAATATTACACAAGATAAAGGTTGTTATTCTCATTTCCAGTCAAGCTGCAAAAACATCTTTAAGCTGTTaacattttgtgattttgtcaaaaaaaaaatcactgagaAAGAATGAAAGCCATCGGGGTTTTTACCTTCATGTGTTTTCGGAGGGAGCTGGGATGTGTGTATGACTTGTCGCACATTTTGCAGAGATAGGGCTTGTCCGacgtgtggacgtgcatgtgtttctTGCGGTCACTGCTGTTTGCAAATCGCCTGTCGCAGCCTTCAAACTCACACTTAAAAGGCTTCTCACCTAcataaagaaaacataaatacaatGTTTAACACTGGATTTCAAAATTCcatattttacattaatttatTGTAAAGATGTTTAACGTGTGGAAACAGACTAAGGCAAtaatagtaaaataataaaaaggcagccttttaaatttgacagacagacaactcGACTTACTTATGGACTACGAATTAATTTGACTTAAGCCACTTAGGCTTATGGATTAAttcatttaattacatttaaatatgtatcacaagactttaaaaataacatgaaataTTTTCTGTTGACAACTGCACTGAATCACATGCCAGTAATGGACTCCAGCTGCCTTAAAAAATAATAACCCGGATCGCATGCATATTTGGGATTGGATATTGTCAACATGGATTTGGCAGGAAAAAAGCGGGTAATCTGAGCGGCTCTTACCGGTGTGAGTCCTTTTGTGAATTTTTAGATTTTCCGAGCGAGCAAATACTTTGCCACAGCCAGGGAACGGACACGGAAAGGGCTTTTCGCCGGTGTGTACTCTGATATGATTTACAAGTTTGTATTTGGCTTTGAATGGCTTTCCTTCTCTGGCGCATTCCTCCCAGAAGCAGATGTGGTTGGTCTGTTCTGGTCCCCCCACATGCTCCACAGTCAGATGGGTCACAAGCTCGTGCATCGTGCTAAAAGTTTTGTTGCACGACTTTTTGGGATTTGTCAGCTGCTCCGGCTCGATCCACTTGCAGATGAGCTCTTGTTTGATCGGCTGCCTCATGTATCGAAAGAAGGCCCCTGCTCCGTGGTGTGCGGCCATATTCATGTTCATGGGGCCATAGCCGTGCAGCTGGGTCGAAGCATAGTGGTCGGACCGTGGGCTTGTAACGTGGCCATACTGGTCGGCCCGTCCGTACATGTCCCCCGAGAAGCCCAGCCGCATCTGGCTGTTGACCACGTTAGAAGAAGCATGGCTTGCCGCTTGCTCGTGGAGCCCTGGGAAGAGCAGGTGCCCCGCTGCATCTGAGTGTCCATGTGGCCCTGCGAAACTTCCGGAGGCGAACAAACTGTGCTGCGGCCCGGTGGCGTCCCCGAAACCCCGATTTCTGAAGAGAAAGTCCCTGGTGGAGTTGAAAGCCGCCGTGGAGTAAGAGCCAACGTGGGTCGGGTGGTGATGGTGTCCCAGGGCGGCTGCTGCGTAGCCGGGCGCCTGGGAGGAAAACGCCGTTTGTCCGGAGCCAATATCGTGGGAGCTGTGGTTTATTTTGAAGGCGCCCATCCCATCGGCGAACGGATTTATCCCCAACGCCACTTCTCTCTCTGTGACTTCGCCTGTTGAGTGATGCCGCGAGGAGCCGAAAGTAGTGACTCCTATGGTGGGATACTGCGGTCCTGCGTCCAAGAGCATCTTCAGTCTAGACTCGCCGAGACGACTGAGAGCAGAAATCAAAAAAGCACGCACAGATattcttcctccccctctctatGTCTCTTGGACCTCACTCGACTGAGCAAACTCTCAAATCCACCGATTTTCTGTTTACTTTTTAAGACGCGAGGAATTCCCCTATATCGATGCACATCCGATGCACACGCAAAATCATGTATACATGCAATATTGTCTTTTGCGGTTTATCTTCCTGTGGCGCAACTTTCACCTCCTCAGTCAGGCGGTGAGCTCTAGACTGATAGTCGCAATCATTCCTGCAGATAAATGAATTGAAAAGACAACACAGTCCAGCCCTGATGAATGGGAGAGGAGGGGGGTAGTCATGTGACCCCGGAGCTAAGCGCTCATTGGCGGAGCCCCTTTTCCCCCAAATAACATCCACTCACCAAATAACAATCCACGATGCAGGGCCCACACTTCTATTGGCCTCTTTGCATCATCAATCCCAGATATTGGGAGATTGCTGACTTTGGATTTGGTAAAAAGGCTGAATAACAGCAAAACAAAAGTTGAGAAACACAAGACAACAAACTGGCCTTGTAGAAAGTCAACGCACGTTTTGCAGCCACAAACTGCATTAACAGTTTGTAAAGCAAATGTGTAACATTGTCTTTGTTAACCTGGGGATATTAGATTGCCAAGCAAAGCCCTTTGGTGTGATAATTGGTAACGTTTTTGtagaatctatctatctatctatctatctatctatctatctgacgATTGGCATGAGCTTGATACATAAACAAAGGCAATGCCTGAAGAATGAATTATGacaataatttaatttattgcAACTATGGACTCCCAGGATGTAAACAACCCTTATAGCATTCAAAGGTGGACCCTCATTACGCCTGTCACGTACAGGTATGGTGATAAGAATTTTACGTCTTTCCTTAGGAACTCCCATGGGAAACCTTGAGTTTTGATATAAAGTCTTCCCACTGTCATCACtctctttaaaggtctgttATTATCAATGTATCCCTTTCCCTGCTAGGGGATCCACCGGACGTTTTGTTGTCTGACTCTTGTGCGCACTCTGTGTGCTTTTGTAGTTCTGTCTCCCTTAAATACGTTTCTGCGTCCACTGGAGCTCACACCAGTGGAACATCTGTGCTTTAGATTTTCACATCATCCAGCAGCCCAGGTTCATAAAGGCTACCTTGGATATATAGGCCAGTATTTAACTTGGATCCACTAGTATGCCTAATGTATCCATCACAGTTTGGCTGTGCTTATGCAACTTACTCATATTTTGCAGGCCAGTGATGCATAGCCTGTGCGTAAAACGTTGTGGGTTGTCGAAGTTATCAAGTGGGATTTGCGGCGCTCTCTGCAGGAACCTCCGGCTGCTAGAGTTCAAAGCCACATGCACAGAAGTGCCATGCGAACCATTAAAATATTTTCTTGGCTACTAGGCTAGTTTCTGCAAGGCTTTTTCCAAGTCAGTCTTGGGAGACCAAGGAAAGAGGGGAAGTTTTGTTGTTCTCAACTTAACAAGTACACCTTCAGCTTGATCCCGCGTTTTAGGTAGCCTACTACTCTTCTATGCACAATTTGGAGGGATCTCTTTCAACAGGTGGAAAACGGTAAGAACGGCAGATCATTGAAAAATGAGAGTCAAGACTGGAGGACATACACTCAGACTTGGAACAAGTGAGGCTATATGAGAAATTGTTTGCCAAGAAAATTGTTGTTGGAATTATACATAACTTTGCAAGTGCATTTAAAAGTCTCTATGCCACTCGTGTGCCTCAAAATGATTCTAACATATTTAACAGATATGCTAAAAGTAGCGTCCTAATCAAAACTCCATTAACCGTTTAGCGTCATGATCCTAATGTGCTGGAGTCAAACTGTAGAATTTAAAATGGCTACCTGGGGCTATTTAGGATTTACATTGAAAGCAACTAAGCCAGCCAAACAGCGTTTTATGGGACCTCTGTACAATATTCAACTTTTGATTGTGATCTTATACAACTCCCCTGCTTAATTATCTCCAAGAGTGAGTGCGAGCACAACTTGGACCAGAAATAGCACTTCAAAGTTTTGCATTACGCTGGTGCTGTGATGACTCTGAAGGCTACAGCTGTGAGCCTCATGAACCCCACGCGTAAAggccatttaataaacatattttGGATCCGTCAtgtctcaaaatattgacttaattTCTAACACTGGATATGACGCAGGCAGCGTTTGACAGGTCAATTCAGAGAAACAACCAAGAGGAATATAGTTTTTAAAGTATTGTTCTTATATGTAAAATATTAGCCATGTGAGTGAGTGTCCTATTATTCAGAATATTCAGTTAATTACTTCTTTTGGGGTTTAAATCTAAAAACAACACATTCGGTCATCCAAAAACACAAGTTCGCATTATGTCCAGTTAATTTTCTCATCAACGAAAATGAAAAGTGTGAGTTGGCTAAGATACTGAGGAACGACAGTGACAAATAAAATGAGGCTGTAGTCTTAAATCATTCACAAATTACTTATGATCACCGCAGAAGTTAAATACCACATTATAACAAGTTTTGTATTTGACATGGAAGTGTTCAGCATTGTATGTGACCTTTACGATTCAcgcagtaatttatttttttctgcaacTACAAAAATTTAAACTTTCAGTACATCCccgcaaaaagaaaagaaaaatatcttAAGCATTCCGCAACACAATTTGGGTTGCAATACACAAGAGATAACTAACTTAAAACGATAAAGTCATTACAGTTTCTGATTGTAGGAGCATTACTATACAATACAACAAACATTATAAATTCCCTGTTTGTGATATTCAAGTTACTATTCGGTTGTCTATGTTTCTCACAGACAAAAAACGTCCACCGTGCTGCAGACTTTAATCCGTGTACAGTAACATCCAAACATGACTTAACATTTACACATTCATAattaataatactaatgatatcTCTGTTTGTCGGCTGATGGTTTAAAAAGACAAAGTCCATGGAAAAAATAGTCAAGCATGTTGTTATGATCCATAACTAATATCTTTCTTTTAAGCATTCaaacaaaaagcagaaaataatCACTAAATATTATAGACTTGGTAGGATAATATTATAGTAACCGATACTTACAGACAcacgttttattttgaactTAAGTCTGCAATGGTACCACCTCCTGTGACCCTCATCTGCTGCCGTCCTGGGTCTAAAGCAAAATTACCCCGGATCATAACAACAGGTCCCGTCCATTACATTTGTCCCCCCTCGGGACAATGGCCGCAGCTCGCACTATTCACACTTACTACA is part of the Sander lucioperca isolate FBNREF2018 chromosome 23, SLUC_FBN_1.2, whole genome shotgun sequence genome and encodes:
- the zic1 gene encoding zinc finger protein ZIC 1 isoform X2, whose protein sequence is MLLDAGPQYPTIGVTTFGSSRHHSTGEVTEREVALGINPFADGMGAFKINHSSHDIGSGQTAFSSQAPGYAAAALGHHHHPTHVGSYSTAAFNSTRDFLFRNRGFGDATGPQHSLFASGSFAGPHGHSDAAGHLLFPGLHEQAASHASSNVVNSQMRLGFSGDMYGRADQYGHVTSPRSDHYASTQLHGYGPMNMNMAAHHGAGAFFRYMRQPIKQELICKWIEPEQLTNPKKSCNKTFSTMHELVTHLTVEHVGGPEQTNHICFWEECAREGKPFKAKYKLVNHIRVHTGEKPFPCPFPGCGKVFARSENLKIHKRTHTGEKPFKCEFEGCDRRFANSSDRKKHMHVHTSDKPYLCKMCDKSYTHPSSLRKHMKVHESTNPAPQPSPAASSGYESSTPPTIVSPSTENQSSSSISPAASAVHHTTSHSTLSSNFNEWYV
- the zic1 gene encoding zinc finger protein ZIC 1 isoform X1 gives rise to the protein MLLDAGPQYPTIGVTTFGSSRHHSTGEVTEREVALGINPFADGMGAFKINHSSHDIGSGQTAFSSQAPGYAAAALGHHHHPTHVGSYSTAAFNSTRDFLFRNRGFGDATGPQHSLFASGSFAGPHGHSDAAGHLLFPGLHEQAASHASSNVVNSQMRLGFSGDMYGRADQYGHVTSPRSDHYASTQLHGYGPMNMNMAAHHGAGAFFRYMRQPIKQELICKWIEPEQLTNPKKSCNKTFSTMHELVTHLTVEHVGGPEQTNHICFWEECAREGKPFKAKYKLVNHIRVHTGEKPFPCPFPGCGKVFARSENLKIHKRTHTGEKPFKCEFEGCDRRFANSSDRKKHMHVHTSDKPYLCKMCDKSYTHPSSLRKHMKKVHESTNPAPQPSPAASSGYESSTPPTIVSPSTENQSSSSISPAASAVHHTTSHSTLSSNFNEWYV